CCGAGCAGAGGCCGACGAAAGCCGAGCTAAGACGATCTAAACCGAGCCGGTTGCTAACTCGCACGTCCGCTTTTGCAGCCGAGCGGCTGCTTGTCATTTTGGACGCGTCCCGTTCCCAAAGGTGGCGTCTTTTCCCGTGGCCCGTTCGGCGTCCCGCTGGCCTGAACTCTTTCGCAGTCGCCGAAACTTGCAAAGAGAAGCTCAAGTGGGAAGTGGAATCTTCCAGGTGATGTGACACGTTGTATCTTAAGGCCCAATAAATGTGCAAGTAGGCTGCGGGGATTCCAAATGGAACGCTACCCAGCAGGCccgaggagaaaaaaaaaaaaaaaaaaaaaaaaaaacccaattgCCACACCGGGAGGTTGTTGAAGGGGGCGCTCGCGAGCCACTGGCGACAGATACACTTGCCACACTTTGCCCGATTTGTCACCAACAAAATTCAATTCCTCCGCTGACAACTTCgtctctatccatccatcttctgagcagcttctcctcacgcgggtcgcgggcgtgctggagcctatcccagctgtcatcgggcaggaggcggggtacaccctgaactggttgccggccaatcgcagggcacatacaaacaaacaaccattcgcactcacagtcacacctacgggcaatttagagtctccaattaatgcaattaatgcaaacccacgcaggcacggggagaacatgcaaacaaatgaGTATGATGTTAATTCATGAAAATGAGATTTATATACACAAGTTTGTAGTGCACAATAGTAAGGCTTTCTCGTTTCACGAAATTATACGAGTTCTGATCCATTGCAATGACTTATAATGACCACTAGATGTCGTCCTTCAGCCTGAACTCGAGTGGAGGACACGCGTTCATTGAGCAGGATGAGCAAAGTCACACTTTTGAAGCGGAATGGGGCCAAAGAAGGATCTTTCTTCCGATGAAAAGCAGAGAATAGTCCCGTTCCTTGCAAAAGGGATGAAAACACGCACATTTCAACAAATCATTGCGCTACCAACCTTATCGAGGAAAGTCGGCGTCAGAAAAAAGCATTAGGGCAGCAGCTATGAAACGTGTTCAGATGGTCGAAaggcaaaaaagaaatcacGGTGTGGCCGACATCACCCCCAATCATCAAAGATTTATTAACAGTTCCAAAACCTCCAGACTTCTGCTGgatagcaacaacaacaaaaagtgggGAAAAGCTTACTTGAACATGTGAAGTCGATGTGCGCTTTTAAATGCTGGCAGGTGTTTGCttgacatgagtttgaatgcgatTGGTTCATTCTGCACACACATCCCAggtataagagggtgtgcacacttgtgcaaccgcatTATCGCACCTGTTCATTTTTACTTCGCCTCTcggagttgtacaggttaaaggTCACAAAACTAGTGGGAAAAGTTGGGAAAAGGATTTCTGTCGGTCTCATTTTTATGACATCGCAAAACACCTggcatttcaacaggggtgtgtagactttttatggcCACCGTGTGTTGCTCCAGTCAGATGCAGCGGCGGCGAGGGTGCGTACGGAAAAACTCGAGAGAAAAGCGCTCAGCGGTAACAAGTTGCCGCGTCACTGAATCTCCATGTCGCGGCTCATTTGCAGTCTGACACTTTTGCGCGCTCGCCGTCCGCAACGAAGTCCCGGAAAGCCGAGCCGGCAGACGGCGCGGTCCCCCGCACGGATTCCTCCGCCGGGCCCCGAGTCAAACATTTCAAGTCAATCGTGTGGCTGTTTGTTCGGGCCGGCTTAATGGAGCTATTGTTTGCTAACAAGCGCATGACCTCGCGGGGCAGGGCCGTgcggcgcgcgcgcgcgcgtgcgagACCATTAGCAATGCAAATTGGCGCTGCTCCGTTGTTCGCCGGCACAGATTTGGTGCAAAAGAGCGCCCGCCTAAATGTTTCCGCGTGGTTTTGTGAGCGTCATCCGAAGGTGGGGAATCGACGcttttgtttttggcaatatcCTCCCAATTCTGCCCACTACTCCAGCCcattgcatcattttgcactttTGCGTGCAAATATCGACTTTCTACTGACGTCGAGCGATTGTGTCACATGACGCGCGTTGCCAGGTCCTCATAAGGGCTCTGCCACGTTCCAGAGGAGGGCACAGAGGCCCGCTCTTCTCTTTCCATGCCGAGCCAGCGGGTCGATCCGGTTGCCGTCGCTGCCTCGTATGCCGCTTTCGCCTCCTGCTGAGCCCGGTAACAACGCTCACGTTTAtttcgatgatgatgatgatgatgatgataaagacACGTCTGCACACTTTTaaagcttttgttttggttaagtggttccattttttttttaatgcggaTATACAATTGTGACTAATGAGGCAAAACTGATACTTTTTgaacttgttttttgttatttcttaTCAATGGGGTCCAGAACGAAAGCAAGGCAgataaagcatttaaaaacaaagataaaagaCAGCTTACTAAAATTACCATAAGAATGTACATTGcaagaaaatgattttaaaatgctcAATCGGAAAGCATGAGGGggcaaaaaagtttttaacctggattacAAAAGATTCCCACTTGgatttcttccatttgtgtgcagcacaaCGGCTAAACGGAGCGCCACCATTTTGGCTCCACTACCTGATCCGAGCGTGCAGatctcagccccccccccccgttcttCCCGCTTCAAGTAGCTTTCGTCGACTTTCTGTTTCAATCAGCAATACAAACTCATGGGTGACTTTTGAAACACCCTGTATATCTTGGATCTTCtttctatgccagcgacatatattGCCGGGCAGAAAAATGAAATTGCGCCATCCAAACGGTACGGTAAACCTGCTGTCGTCGATACAGTTGAACACGTCATGCGACCAAATCAGCTTGGCGTTGAAGCAAATAGGCCCAGATTTCAATTTGTTAGTAAATGGAGATGATGGTGATGTTTGTAATTGGTCTGAAATGGACTCCGATAAGAGTGGAACGAAGTCGCACTCGGAAGtctttgctgtgtttgtgtcttcCAGACCCGGAGCACAAAATGAACTGGGCTTCATTTTACGGCGTCATCAGCGGCGTCAACAGACACTCGACGGGAATCGGTCGCATCTGGCTCTCGGTGCTGTTCATTTTCCGCATCCTGGTCCTGGCGGTGGCGGCCGAGAGCGCGTGGGGcgacgagaagtcggctttcgCTTGCAACACCCAGCAGCCGGGCTGCAACAGCGTGTGCTACGACCACTTCTTCCCCGTCTCTCACATCCGGCTGTGGGCCCTGCAGCTCATCCTGGTCTCCGCTCCCGCCCTGCTGGTCGCCACGCACGTGGCCCACCGGCGCCACGTGGACCGCAGGCTCTGCGAGCTGTCAGGCAAGAGCAACCCCAAAGAACTGGAGCAGCTTCGGAGCCGAAAGACGAAAATCACCGGCGCCCTCTGGTGGACCTACGTCATCAGCCTGTTGTTCCGGGTGGCGTTGGAGGTGACCTTCATGTACGTCTTCTACATGATCTACCCCGGCTACAAGATGATCCGCCTGGTCAAGTGCGACTCGTACCCGTGTCCCAACACGGTGGACTGCTTCGTGTCCCGGCCCACCGAGAAAACCGTCTTCACCGTGTTCATGCTGGCCGCCTCGGGCGTCTGCGTGCTGCTCAACGTCGCCGAAGTCGTCTTCTTGGTGGCCAAGGCCCGCGGCGGGCACCCGCGCGACGCCGGAGACGCGAGCGCCGGGGCTTGGCTCCAGCACAAGCTCGTAGTAGGGAAATAAATCCTTTTTCGACTCTCGCGGCTAATCGTTTGATTCAAACCGCGGAAGTGCAACACACGATGTATTGTTTCCGGCGCAATCTCATGAGATCCAAAACAAGAGTCGCAACGAAAAGTTAGTAGCGCAGTGGCTCGGTTCAGCGGCATCGCTAGCCCGATTTCAGCCCCCCAAAATGTGTCTCAAACCAACCTTAAGTCCCCCTAAACAGTTTTGTAGCTCCCCAAAAATTGACCCCTGCCCCCGTCCACAAAATACCGTTTTTCACAGATGGAATGTCTATCAGCACGCCCCCGTGGACAATTTGCTTTTGGTGACGGAAAACTCGGATCACGATGCGCTGGGCTTGTACACCGCTGCCAACTACAATCCTAAACTATTGTTGGACGAATGCGGTGTTATCGTCCTGCAATTTTTCTCGACGGCGCGTCTCCTCATCgggggttgcgggtgagctggcaACTTCGAGCGCAAGATGGGTACACCCCGGACAGTTGAGTCTTTCAATCATGACCCTAACGGGCACCTTTAgcggaatgtgggaggacgcCGGCGGATCCAAAACAAGCTCGGAAACCACTTGCAACCtccgacctcagaactgtgaggtcaAATGTACAAACCGCAGCCATGCCAACCCAAAATGAGTTTCGATATAGTTCTTGTTTTGGCTCTCATGAGATTGTGCTGTGGTGCTATTTTAGTTTCATGTCtgaccaaataaaaataaaaaaactctcCTGTCAGACCTCATTAAGTTGAATTCATGTAAATACAGATGTGCCgcttatttattaatattttgtcaaGTAGAAATTATTCGTGGTGTGCATAAAATTAACCAAATGAAAtctatttattctttttttgttttttgtcatttacaaCACGTTATCGTCTTTCTGCCGTGAATTGTACATGGTGTACTGGAATGTAACAAATGTCTTCTGTCTAACTGCTGATTAAGTCGACACGAATGCACAGCAATGCAAAACATTCATTTGGAATTGAAAGCCTTTTATTCCTGCAGGGAAGGCGTTTCCAAGGTGACGCAGTAAAGCTCCGAAAGTGCGATTGTGCAATTTAACACGATGCTCGTCGACGGGAAGCCGTTGAAGCCTTCCCGAGCGGGAGGCCGAAAAATGCCGACCGACTCGTGTTTCAACGCACATTTGCCGGCACCGCTGCCATTTTTAGACCCGAGCCGCCACCTGTGAGCAAACGTGTCGGGCCGATGAGCTCGCGCTGACTTTGGGGTTATCCATAGCCAGGCCACGGACGGGCGACAGCGGTCGACCTCGCCGACAGCTGCGCCGGCGCAGGCACGCGTCTCTTTTTATGGAAGCTAGCCACACGCCGTCGTCGCCGACTGCTCCCACTCGGCACCGGCACgcgggaaacaaaaaaacaaagaaagcttTCATCGGGGGAGGCGCTCTGGAgactgcaaataaataaacgtgGTTTAACTGGAGAATGTCATTCGTGTGAAAATTGCGCGTGAATAGCAACGATGTTTCCACACCTAATTCAACTAATGTCCTTTTCCCCCATTCCAATAAAACGCACTTTAAAATATCAATGAGTCCCATCACGGATTCTGATGACTGATGAACATTTTCATGCCTGTCATAATGGCGTATCCCTTTTCGCCAATTAAGTATGAAGCTCCTGTATGCAgcaaatccccccaaaatacaaGTTTGGTGATGTGAGGTCAGTGTGGGAGAAGCGATGAAGTTTGGACAACTTTCTTTTGGCGAGCCGAAGTCGACTGGCGCTTCTCCACGCAGTCAAAGGTCGGCTGACCTCAGCAAGAACCCGGACCGCCACCGTACGGGTGACAACAACGGCGCCCCCTTCCCCATTTTTTCGATTTAGAACACAAGCCGCATCCCCTCAGGAGCCTTCATCTGTACACAAAAGTCAAAGTGTCAAAGTCTCGAGCGAGGGCTTTCACAGCTGTCGGCAGCCTCATTTGTGGCGGCTCGCCGAACGCTCCGTTTTGGAACAGATCCGGCGGGCGGCCTCACAGGCCCGAATcaacacaagaacaaaaaatatcGGAAAGGCGTTTTTGTCTTTGCGCTCATCAAGGGCGCCGATAAACACGGCCTTTATGTGAACTGAAGAAACGTCCCGAGTCGCTCGCCGTGGACCGAGAGATGATCGTTACCAGTGCACGAAGGCCCTGGGAAAACCCATCCAGAAATCGCATGTGATGTTTCACCCAAGACTACAAAGGTAAGTACACCAGTTTAGTAGAAACAAATCATTGCTCAGTTGGAGACTAAATGCTGCACACTTTAGCTTAAATAAAGCATTGCTCTGATTCTATTGTATTCTATTAAAAGCTGAGAAATAACGATAAACGATCACAACAAATCTATATTGCTTATTCCAAGTCTTGAATAGTTATTTTATTCCAATTGACATTGTACCATCAAATCAAAATGAACATTATATTCATAAAGGAGACATATGAGCGATCAAGCCGTTCCGATCTTGGGGTCCCCACATCAGCACACTAACAAGGCAAGTGTAATTCAGTGGATTCGTGAAAATACAATCGACGTTGCTGTCATTACGGGTGTCGATCGTTTTCGTAGCTccaaattcaaatttggcacCAAGAGGCACCTTTAACGCCGCCcttggtcgtcatggtaacaaaaagcCATAATCGAGTCGGCACACCCTGCAGTAGAAGGACCGGTGGGAATTTGGaccaaagcatgtcaaagccaTTTTATTCGGCCTtaataatataatgtaaataatgtacagtataacatTGTTAGTATAGCGCGGGCTCTTGTCACAGCCTAAGTTTTCATTTTGATgtccagtggaacctccaaagtcaaacacagTCTATTGTGATGCTGGTTGACATCTGAATAATAATAAGGAGTTGCACTCACCTATTGTTCTCCGTGTTCATTTGCATTCCGCGCGTAGACTGGCACACTAAAGAGCGGGACAGAACGATGCAAAGCGTCTCGAAAGGCGACGGCGAGCGGAGATGACCGCGTCGAGGTGGCAGAGTCGCAACCAAACGTCGCCGTGACGGCTTCATCTGCTGCCGAGTCACACCGATGCTTGTAAgtcacacagacagacagcgTTCACAGCTTTTGCTCATTTATGAGGGGGAAATTCTGTGTAGCTCGCCAAAGTATTCATGCGCAAGGTTTCGGTCGTCCTTTGTTACACACGGATTATTTTGTCttctgagaatgaaatgaacaGCGAGATAGCTGTTAAACAGGCCACacaaaatcatctttttttgctACCGATACGCTTGCGCTCATTTTAGATGGGGAGTGTGTGTAGGCAAGTACTGCGGACATAAAAAGTCTCGTCACCCCTgttcacatgattttttttgtcttgtgatacaaagaatttcaaaactttttttccaccatgaatgaatagattgattttgttgtCGTTATTGTGCTTTCGAGCAGAAGCCTCAATTCAAGAAATCTTCATCTTAATGTCGCCTTGTCTTTGGAACCGTTGACAATTTCCTCCAGCTTGCCTGAGGACCAGACAGACCAGAAGCATGATTCTGCCAGCGCTAACACGTTTCACATTCTTTCGGTGATCAACAGTGTCGCGTGGTGCCAAATCTTTCGGAGCGACGGCCAGAAAGTTCCATCTCGGTTTCACAACGCATTTTCCCACACCTTGGGGAATTGGGAGACGTACAAGATCAAATACGACCCCGTTTGAAAACTCTTCTCTCTGTAACGAACTCCGCCATTTGCAAAGACAATAACGGCTGCTTTTGCTCAACGGCAATATTCGCGTGACTTTCGGCATCGTCGCAGTGTGTTGTTGCCAGGTGAGCCTGTGTGGTGATCTCATCAAATTAAGCAGGTAAGCCGTAGCAATTCAAGAATGACCACTCTTTACTCTTTATTACTTTGAAACAACAacgatataaaaaataaaaaataagctaCAACAAGCAAGAGAAGTATATGCAAGTCATATATTAAGATAATGCAGCAGACAATCACTGCACATTTAAAAATCACTTGGTGAATCAAATACTACTGCACTCAACAGGATTTACAAATCTACCTTCAtggaattaaaataataataataataataatacaatcccTACAAAGCAGTCATGTGAAATTGTTTCCAATCAATGTCCGAGGACTTTTCCCTTtcgaaaaacaaaactaaagaaGCTCTAGTGAAATGTGCAAGTGTCTCTCAAAccgaaaagaaaatgtcaaatccTGCCACACGCAGCAAGCTTACTTTGAAATCATCGGTTTTGCATTTCAATTCTTATATATTTGGACAAAACAAGAAGAGCACGCTTGTAAAAATAATTCCTTCTGGTCATGGACAATCgtataacaaaaatacattcaataacTAACTCTC
The DNA window shown above is from Phyllopteryx taeniolatus isolate TA_2022b chromosome 17, UOR_Ptae_1.2, whole genome shotgun sequence and carries:
- the LOC133467389 gene encoding gap junction beta-1 protein-like — encoded protein: MPLSPPAEPDPEHKMNWASFYGVISGVNRHSTGIGRIWLSVLFIFRILVLAVAAESAWGDEKSAFACNTQQPGCNSVCYDHFFPVSHIRLWALQLILVSAPALLVATHVAHRRHVDRRLCELSGKSNPKELEQLRSRKTKITGALWWTYVISLLFRVALEVTFMYVFYMIYPGYKMIRLVKCDSYPCPNTVDCFVSRPTEKTVFTVFMLAASGVCVLLNVAEVVFLVAKARGGHPRDAGDASAGAWLQHKLVVGK